A genomic segment from Bradyrhizobium sp. ISRA430 encodes:
- a CDS encoding serine/threonine-protein kinase, translating into MLGGRFDLAEIISEGGTSTVYRAIDRIGLWAREQNPEVAVKVIQPHAKMRQKLVELLHREARLLRDCVHRNLVRIYDSDYDGKYHYLVMEFLKGRSLAQVLADRQGRALSPSVSLQIVRAAGQGLVHMHSLGIVHGDLKPGNIYMTSTGEIKIVDFGTALMLDLPPQGDRATALLDDIGLLTPAYASPEMLMGKSRAESDDVYSLAVVAYLTLTGNHPYAERPADEALNANLTPAPPPTISSAQWRVLASGLALNRRDRIDTVGEFVQRLARPRWFYRWCG; encoded by the coding sequence GTGCTCGGCGGCCGCTTCGACCTGGCAGAGATTATTAGCGAGGGCGGCACCAGCACCGTCTATCGTGCGATTGATCGGATCGGCCTGTGGGCGCGTGAGCAAAATCCAGAAGTCGCAGTGAAGGTCATCCAACCACATGCGAAGATGCGCCAGAAATTAGTCGAGTTATTGCACCGCGAGGCGCGTCTTTTGCGCGATTGCGTACACCGGAATTTGGTGCGGATCTACGATTCCGACTACGATGGCAAGTACCATTACCTGGTCATGGAGTTCTTAAAGGGCCGCTCGCTGGCGCAGGTCCTGGCGGATCGTCAGGGACGGGCGCTTTCGCCCTCCGTGTCCCTTCAGATCGTACGCGCCGCCGGGCAGGGCCTCGTTCACATGCATAGTCTAGGGATCGTCCATGGTGACCTCAAACCGGGAAACATATACATGACCTCGACCGGCGAGATCAAAATTGTGGACTTTGGGACAGCCCTCATGCTTGACCTTCCGCCGCAAGGCGACAGGGCCACCGCTCTGCTCGACGACATTGGACTATTGACGCCGGCTTATGCGTCGCCAGAGATGCTGATGGGTAAGTCACGGGCAGAAAGCGACGATGTCTATTCTCTCGCGGTGGTCGCCTATCTGACCCTGACCGGCAACCACCCGTATGCCGAGCGGCCAGCCGACGAGGCACTTAACGCAAATCTCACACCGGCGCCGCCGCCGACTATTTCGTCGGCGCAGTGGCGGGTGCTCGCTTCGGGCCTTGCCCTCAACCGCCGTGACCGGATCGACACCGTCGGTGAGTTCGTCCAGCGTCTTGCCCGCCCGCGCTGGTTCTATCGATGGTGCGGTTAG